Below is a genomic region from Leucobacter exalbidus.
GCGAGGATGCCTTCAGACACTTCTCGGGCAATCATGACGACACGATCTGGGTCTAAATCTGCTTGCTTGCTGAGATATACCCAGTCGTCAACGGAGACGTTCTTTGCGTGTCGCTGGTTTCCAATTTTCATGCCGAGCCTCTGCTCATATTCTGGAAACATCAGCATGGGGATGGTGTCATACATGGGCGTCATCTTGACCCGTCCATCACCGGTGTGCAGTAGGGAGTAGTTTTTTGCGTGGGCATCGGCATTACTGATTCCCACGTTGAAGGCGAGCTGACGAACAAATTCGTACTGCACATCATCGTCAATTCCGAACGTTCGTAGTAACCGTATGGTTTGCGGTGCCGATACTGAGTACTTGAATGCCGGCTCCCTCCCCAAGGCTTGCGTCAGGTCCTCCATGTGCAGGCGGCGAACATTTCCGGCCTCATCCCGTTCACGGTCAAAGCGTTCAACAGTGAAGGCCGTCACTCCCCCGAACTCGCGTAGCTCTGCATGCGCCGCCTTCACACCTCGAATTTGACTGGCCAGATGCAACGAGGCTGCCTCCAGCTCTTCAAGCCCGAGAAGTTCTTTCCGCGCTGGTTTCACGATATGAGTCGATGGGGTGCCCTTGTCGGGCCAGTACACACCTTCCTCTTCTATGACCAGCGCAAATTTACCTTGCGCCCCTGCCAACGAAAAACGAGGAGGAGCGTTATAGTCACCGAACCCGCTTCCCCCTGCGGTGATGTTCGCAATACGTGCAGAGATGTCTGTCTGAGAAGCGTTTAATGTATACGAAACGCCTTCATCAAAGCCGTTCTCGCTCGGGTGCAGTAGGACGCCACCGGGGAGGTCGCCCTCCACGGCATAGAGCAGATCCCATGCCCCGGTGCTGCGCGCACCTGTGATGCTGCGCATGTTCTCCCTGGTTCCTGGATCCTCAGGGATGAGGCCGTTCAAGAAGTTCTGTGGCGCAGCAATATACCGAGGCTCACCGTCCCGTCGAACTGACAGTGACAAGTCGTGCCGCGCCCCAGAGTCGT
It encodes:
- a CDS encoding HipA domain-containing protein translates to MTEVLHTWIEREYIGRFEKDSPLHRARFVYDSGARHDLSLSVRRDGEPRYIAAPQNFLNGLIPEDPGTRENMRSITGARSTGAWDLLYAVEGDLPGGVLLHPSENGFDEGVSYTLNASQTDISARIANITAGGSGFGDYNAPPRFSLAGAQGKFALVIEEEGVYWPDKGTPSTHIVKPARKELLGLEELEAASLHLASQIRGVKAAHAELREFGGVTAFTVERFDRERDEAGNVRRLHMEDLTQALGREPAFKYSVSAPQTIRLLRTFGIDDDVQYEFVRQLAFNVGISNADAHAKNYSLLHTGDGRVKMTPMYDTIPMLMFPEYEQRLGMKIGNQRHAKNVSVDDWVYLSKQADLDPDRVVMIAREVSEGILANIDDAYGDTDRAKQYPDAIPTLKRLAERTLR